A single genomic interval of Rosistilla ulvae harbors:
- a CDS encoding aldehyde dehydrogenase family protein: protein MSVLTESSVAAKVKHTKCFIDGQWVPAESGKTFATVNPATEEVIAQVAEGDAADIDKAALAARRAFEGGDWPKMDARDRGKLMMRLADLIEEEIDSLAALESLDNGKPISESRHADLPLVIDCLRYYAGFADKIHGQTIPIRGNYLCYTRREPVGVAGQIIPWNFPMLMTAWKWGPALAAGCTIVMKPAEQTPLTCLRMAQLAAEAGFPKGVINVVPGFGPTAGSAVTKNPNIDKVAFTGEHRTAQIIMREAAESLKRLTFELGGKSPNVVFADADMDAAVRGAYVGLYLNQGQCCCAGSRLFVEERAHDEFLEKLTALTSNRRVGNPLDPQTEQGPQVDRAQFDKIMGFIDKGQEEGARCISGGKRVGDKGYFIEPTVFDGVTDDMTIAQHEIFGPVLSVLKFKDREEMIQRANNTYFGLAAAVWTSDIKKAHDYAARVRAGTIWVNCYDVFDAAAPFGGFKMSGHGRELGEEGLRAYLENKTVTIAL from the coding sequence ATGTCCGTTCTCACCGAATCGTCAGTTGCCGCGAAAGTAAAGCACACCAAGTGTTTTATCGATGGCCAGTGGGTGCCGGCCGAGAGCGGAAAGACCTTCGCGACGGTGAACCCGGCAACCGAAGAAGTGATCGCTCAAGTAGCCGAAGGGGACGCGGCGGACATCGACAAAGCGGCTCTGGCGGCGCGACGCGCGTTCGAGGGGGGCGACTGGCCCAAGATGGACGCGCGCGATCGCGGCAAGCTGATGATGCGTCTGGCCGACCTGATCGAAGAGGAGATCGATTCGCTGGCGGCGCTCGAGTCACTGGACAACGGAAAACCGATCTCCGAATCGCGGCACGCCGATTTGCCGCTGGTGATCGATTGCCTGCGATACTACGCCGGGTTCGCCGATAAAATCCACGGCCAAACGATTCCGATCCGGGGTAACTATCTGTGTTACACGCGCCGCGAACCGGTTGGCGTTGCGGGGCAGATCATCCCCTGGAACTTTCCGATGCTGATGACCGCATGGAAATGGGGCCCCGCACTGGCCGCCGGCTGCACGATCGTGATGAAGCCCGCCGAACAGACGCCGCTAACCTGCCTGCGAATGGCACAACTGGCTGCCGAAGCGGGCTTCCCCAAGGGCGTGATCAATGTGGTCCCGGGATTTGGCCCTACCGCCGGTTCCGCCGTCACCAAGAACCCCAATATCGACAAGGTCGCGTTCACCGGCGAGCACCGCACAGCGCAGATCATCATGCGAGAGGCGGCCGAATCGCTGAAGCGGCTGACCTTCGAACTCGGTGGCAAGAGCCCCAATGTCGTCTTTGCCGATGCGGACATGGACGCCGCAGTACGCGGAGCTTATGTCGGGCTGTACCTGAACCAAGGACAATGCTGTTGCGCCGGCAGTCGGCTGTTCGTCGAAGAACGGGCGCACGACGAGTTCCTGGAGAAGCTGACCGCACTGACCTCCAATCGCCGCGTCGGCAATCCACTGGATCCGCAGACCGAACAGGGCCCCCAAGTCGACCGGGCTCAATTCGACAAGATCATGGGCTTCATCGACAAGGGACAGGAAGAGGGGGCGCGATGCATCTCCGGCGGCAAACGGGTCGGCGACAAAGGCTACTTCATCGAACCGACAGTCTTTGACGGCGTGACAGACGACATGACGATCGCGCAACACGAGATCTTCGGTCCGGTCTTGAGCGTGTTGAAGTTCAAGGATCGCGAGGAGATGATCCAGCGTGCCAACAACACCTATTTTGGGCTTGCGGCAGCGGTCTGGACCAGCGATATCAAAAAGGCGCACGATTACGCAGCACGTGTCCGCGCGGGAACGATCTGGGTCAACTGTTACGACGTCTTCGACGCAGCGGCTCCGTTCGGAGGATTCAAGATGAGCGGCCACGGTCGCGAACTAGGGGAGGAGGGCTTGCGAGCTTATCTCGAAAACAAGACGGTCACGATCGCACTTTAA